Genomic DNA from Pseudomonadota bacterium:
GCGAAATGATCGTGCGCGTAGAGCTTCTCCTGCAGCGCACTGATACGTTTGACCTCGCCCTTGAGCTTCTTCTTCAGCGCCTTGCGGTCCAGCGTCTCGTCTGCGATGCGCGTCGGCTGATCGGCCAGGCGCCAATCGTCCTGCCGCGGTACGCGCCAGGCACTCTTGACCCGGCTGCTCATGCACCCGACTCCACAGGCGCCGGGATCGCACAGCTCACACCGGTGCCACGCAAGCCGCAGTAGCCCCCGGGGTTCTTCGCCAGGTACTGCTGGTGTTCGTCCTCGGCGTAGTAGAAGGGACCGGCCAGGCCGATCTCGGTGGTGATCGCAGCGTGGATACCACTGCCGCGCAGCGCCGCCTCGTACGCCGCACAGGAGGCACGCACCGTTTCCCATTGCGCGTTGTCCTGGCAGTAGATGGCCGAACGGTACTGGGTGCCGACGTCGTTGCCCTGTCGCATGCCCTGGGTCGGATCGTGTGCTTCCCAAAAGACTTTCAACAGTGACGTGAGCGGCAGTTGTGCCGGGTCGAACACCACGCGCACCACCTCGGTGTGGCCCGTCGAACCAGAACACACGTCCCGGTAGGACGGGTTGGCCGTGAATCCGCCTGCGTAGCCGACGGCGGTCACATGCACACCGGGCTGTTGCCAGAAGCGCCGCTCCGCCCCCCAGAAACACCCCATACCCACATCGATGACGTCGCAGTCCGAGGGAAAGGGGTCGTTGAGATCCGTGCCGAGCACCACGTGCAGCCGGTCGATTCGGATGGGCGTGGGCCGGTCGGGCAGCGCTGACGTCGCCGAGATCATGCGTTGCTTGGAAAAGGGGAACATAGCGAGACTCCTCAGCCCATCTGGTGTGAGTGTACCAACACCCACACGGCCAAAAGACGACCGAGACCACAGACCCGGCCATCGCCAGCACCACCGGTGCAGGACGGCAGAGCGCCGTCGGTCACGGCGTTACGCGCGCGGCGCCGGCCCTCAGCCGTCAGATTCGCGGGCTACCGACACAGCGTGCGACTGTTCGAAAAACTCGAGCATCACGCTGGCTGGGACCGCCAGCGACATGTTCGGTTCACGCTGCAGGGTGCCCTCGAAGTCACGCGCACCGAAGCCGGTCACCAGGCCCGCAAGCAGCGCCCGGCCAGCGTGACAGGCGATCAGGGCGCCTCCGGATTGACCGGCCTCGACCAGCGGCGTGATACGCGCTGCGCCGCGCCAATCGCCGAGGTAGACGCCCTCGCCGACGGTCTGAAACTGCCCCGCGGGCCAGCCGAAGGCCCAGACGGCTTCACCCGCCTGAAGCGTGCGGTCAAGCAGGGTCAC
This window encodes:
- a CDS encoding serine protease — its product is MLLHAPLTHAQAACDSAHIAGGLRDAVVKVAVSDGIQQSGVVVAHDRVVTVWHGLVGNPQPQVHIDGAWYAASHVQYDAERDLALLTVPTLRATPVTLLDRTLQAGEAVWAFGWPAGQFQTVGEGVYLGDWRGAARITPLVEAGQSGGALIACHAGRALLAGLVTGFGARDFEGTLQREPNMSLAVPASVMLEFFEQSHAVSVARESDG
- the msrA gene encoding peptide-methionine (S)-S-oxide reductase MsrA, with translation MFPFSKQRMISATSALPDRPTPIRIDRLHVVLGTDLNDPFPSDCDVIDVGMGCFWGAERRFWQQPGVHVTAVGYAGGFTANPSYRDVCSGSTGHTEVVRVVFDPAQLPLTSLLKVFWEAHDPTQGMRQGNDVGTQYRSAIYCQDNAQWETVRASCAAYEAALRGSGIHAAITTEIGLAGPFYYAEDEHQQYLAKNPGGYCGLRGTGVSCAIPAPVESGA